A single window of Granulicella mallensis MP5ACTX8 DNA harbors:
- a CDS encoding M61 family metallopeptidase: MSLFRLVPLAALCGCAVVASAQTAPIALAVDLTDAPRKILHATETIPVQPGPMTLVYPKWIPGEHAPDGPIDNQAGFVITANGQPVKWERDKVDMYAYHITVPAGAASLDIKMDFLVTAAASGFSAGASTSANLALLSWNEMLVYPDGAKASDVMITPSIKVPSGWNFGTALEATSKPQGNDVGFKTVSLEQLIDSPVLAGRWFREIPLAPEVSPKHFLDLAGDGPEDIDLSQEHIDQFSKLVRETGALYKSRHYASYHFLVTLSDQVSHFGLEHHQSSDDRVGEKTFVDDNQFIANGLLLPHEFTHSWNGKYRRPAGLATDNYQKPMEGDLLWVYEGLTEYLGDILAARCGIWAPSVYRDRLATVAGYLNDARPGRTWRDLQDTATMAQVLYYTGGPYDNYRRDTDYYDEGELLWLEIDLTIREKTNGKKNIDDFTAAFHGFGGNTGPKVVPYTFEDVVAGLNAVVPNDWAGFLHQRLDSNEFHAPEVAGIAALSGYKLTYTDKQNYWEQLMESQTGMVYAQFSLGLQVGGDGRVGDVIVGSLADKAGFGPGMHILAVNGRAFTGGLLHAAIKEATGKGPSIEFIVENTGYYKVIRLDYHDGEKYPQMERVSGTPARMDDILQPMTK, encoded by the coding sequence ATGTCCCTGTTCCGCCTTGTTCCCCTAGCCGCTCTCTGCGGCTGTGCTGTCGTTGCCTCGGCCCAGACGGCGCCCATCGCACTCGCTGTCGATCTCACCGACGCCCCTCGCAAGATCCTTCACGCCACCGAGACCATCCCCGTACAGCCCGGCCCGATGACGCTGGTCTATCCGAAGTGGATTCCCGGCGAGCACGCTCCGGATGGCCCCATCGATAACCAGGCGGGCTTTGTCATTACGGCTAATGGTCAGCCCGTGAAGTGGGAGCGCGACAAGGTGGATATGTACGCGTATCACATCACCGTTCCCGCAGGAGCAGCCAGTCTCGACATCAAAATGGATTTTCTTGTGACCGCCGCTGCGTCGGGCTTCTCTGCAGGAGCCAGCACCAGCGCCAACCTCGCGCTACTGAGCTGGAACGAGATGCTGGTTTATCCGGATGGAGCCAAGGCCTCCGACGTGATGATTACGCCGTCCATCAAGGTTCCCAGCGGCTGGAACTTCGGCACTGCGCTGGAGGCTACCTCGAAGCCGCAAGGCAACGACGTCGGCTTCAAGACCGTCTCCCTTGAGCAGCTCATCGATTCTCCCGTCCTTGCGGGCCGCTGGTTCCGTGAGATTCCGCTGGCTCCTGAGGTCAGTCCCAAGCACTTCCTCGATCTCGCCGGAGACGGCCCGGAGGATATCGATCTCTCTCAGGAGCACATCGACCAGTTCTCCAAGCTCGTTCGCGAGACCGGCGCGCTCTACAAGTCGCGCCACTATGCCAGCTATCACTTCCTCGTCACGCTCAGCGATCAGGTTTCTCACTTTGGACTGGAGCATCACCAGTCCTCCGACGATCGCGTTGGAGAAAAGACCTTCGTGGACGACAACCAGTTCATCGCCAACGGACTGCTGCTGCCGCATGAGTTCACGCACTCGTGGAACGGCAAGTATCGCCGTCCTGCAGGCCTGGCCACAGACAACTATCAGAAGCCGATGGAGGGTGATCTGCTCTGGGTCTATGAAGGTCTCACTGAGTATCTTGGCGATATCCTCGCTGCGCGCTGCGGCATCTGGGCACCGTCGGTCTATCGCGACCGCCTGGCCACGGTCGCCGGTTATCTCAACGATGCTCGTCCCGGCCGCACCTGGCGCGATTTGCAGGACACCGCGACCATGGCGCAGGTGCTCTACTATACCGGCGGGCCCTACGATAACTACCGCCGCGATACGGACTATTACGATGAGGGCGAACTGCTCTGGCTCGAAATCGACCTCACCATTCGCGAGAAGACCAACGGAAAGAAAAACATCGACGACTTCACGGCGGCTTTTCACGGCTTCGGCGGCAACACCGGACCGAAGGTCGTTCCCTACACGTTTGAGGATGTGGTGGCAGGCCTGAACGCCGTTGTGCCGAACGACTGGGCGGGCTTCCTGCATCAGCGTCTGGACTCGAACGAGTTCCATGCGCCGGAGGTTGCAGGCATCGCCGCACTGAGCGGCTACAAGCTCACCTACACCGACAAGCAGAACTACTGGGAGCAGTTGATGGAGTCACAGACCGGCATGGTGTACGCTCAGTTCTCGCTGGGCCTGCAGGTGGGTGGCGATGGCCGCGTGGGAGACGTGATCGTCGGCAGCCTTGCGGACAAGGCCGGTTTCGGCCCCGGCATGCATATTCTTGCGGTCAACGGACGTGCCTTCACGGGCGGCCTGCTGCATGCCGCCATCAAGGAAGCCACAGGCAAGGGCCCTTCGATTGAGTTCATCGTAGAAAACACGGGGTACTACAAGGTGATCCGCCTCGACTATCACGATGGCGAGAAGTACCCACAGATGGAGCGCGTCAGCGGTACACCGGCACGGATGGATGACATCCTGCAACCGATGACGAAGTAG
- a CDS encoding M1 family metallopeptidase, with protein MLQKTLLAAACLSMAVLTAQAQRLSTKVLPSHYTLALTPDLHAATFHGEETIDITLAQPATAITLNAIEIRFGTVSVIAGGQTLPGTVSLNEKDQQATLAFPSTVPAGQAHLKISYDGILNNELHGFYLSKSDKRNYAVTQLEATDARRAFPSFDEPAMKATFDISLSVDKGDNVISNTNVVSDTPQGAEKHTITFARTPKMSTYLVAFLVGDFECQTGSADGIPIRACATPDKLGQLQFAVKTAEFVLHYYDTYFGIKYPMPKLDMIGIPDFEAGAMENFGAITYRETAILIDPQTATEGQKAQVAAVIAHEMAHQWFGDMVTMQWWDNLWLNEGFATWLEHKPVNALNSEWNIPQAAAEELDGALNYDAGRVTRTIRSKADTPDEINQQGDELSYGKAGGVLAMVENYIGEETFRQGVHNYLQAHMFGNATAEDFWNAQTANSHKPVDKIMESLIAQPGVPLLEFSVAAGGKTEVRQQRFYLSSSMKDTTGETWTLPVCFKTAGAPTCELLGAKSTSTLNVPAAPYLFANAAAKGYYRTVYAPADYARLVAHAETGLTAPERIVMLDNQWALVRAGKVKVGDFLDLVTAIGKDQDSGVQASALGSVGSIRERIADDADRDKLASWIRTTYLPLYETLGVPSPSDSPDKKQLRAQLFGLLGGAKDEAIITQSRELVGEFMKDPTSVDPTLFQAATAVAATNGDAAFYEHVLQASKNTQNPQMSEQALHLLAYFKDPELVTRTLDYATSGQVRNQDSWILLAIELQKRMSRVQTWQYVQQNWDKVKAQFTTASGAYVVGSTGAFCDATHRDEVKSFFASHPVPSSNRSLQRAVDQINDCIELHDSQEANLKNWLATNVP; from the coding sequence TTGTTACAGAAAACACTTCTTGCCGCCGCCTGTCTTTCGATGGCGGTCCTCACCGCACAAGCTCAGCGTCTTTCCACAAAAGTCCTGCCCTCACACTACACGCTGGCACTTACACCAGACCTCCATGCAGCTACCTTTCACGGCGAAGAGACGATCGATATCACGCTGGCGCAACCTGCGACAGCGATTACGCTCAATGCCATCGAGATCAGGTTCGGAACTGTCAGCGTAATCGCCGGCGGCCAGACGCTGCCCGGCACCGTCAGCCTCAACGAGAAGGACCAACAGGCGACCTTAGCTTTTCCGTCCACCGTACCGGCCGGGCAAGCGCATCTTAAGATCAGTTACGACGGCATTCTGAACAACGAGCTTCATGGGTTCTATCTTTCCAAGAGCGACAAGCGCAACTATGCCGTCACGCAGCTTGAAGCCACCGACGCACGGCGCGCCTTCCCCAGCTTCGATGAACCGGCCATGAAGGCCACTTTCGATATCTCACTCTCCGTGGATAAGGGCGACAACGTCATCTCGAACACTAACGTCGTCTCCGATACGCCCCAGGGCGCAGAGAAGCACACGATCACCTTCGCGCGTACGCCGAAGATGTCCACCTATCTCGTCGCGTTCCTGGTCGGAGACTTCGAGTGCCAGACCGGCTCCGCCGATGGCATTCCAATTCGTGCCTGTGCCACGCCGGACAAATTGGGCCAGCTTCAGTTCGCGGTCAAAACGGCCGAGTTCGTCCTGCACTATTACGACACCTACTTCGGCATCAAGTATCCGATGCCCAAGCTGGACATGATCGGCATACCCGACTTCGAAGCAGGCGCCATGGAGAACTTCGGCGCCATCACTTATCGTGAGACGGCCATTCTCATCGACCCGCAGACCGCAACCGAGGGGCAGAAAGCCCAGGTTGCTGCAGTCATCGCGCACGAGATGGCGCACCAGTGGTTCGGCGATATGGTGACCATGCAGTGGTGGGACAATCTCTGGCTCAACGAGGGCTTTGCGACCTGGTTGGAGCATAAGCCGGTCAATGCCTTGAACTCCGAGTGGAACATTCCGCAGGCTGCCGCAGAGGAACTCGACGGCGCACTCAACTACGATGCGGGCCGCGTAACACGCACCATTCGTTCCAAGGCAGACACACCCGACGAGATCAATCAGCAGGGCGACGAGCTCAGCTACGGCAAGGCGGGAGGTGTACTCGCCATGGTTGAGAACTATATCGGCGAAGAGACTTTCCGCCAGGGTGTACACAACTACCTGCAGGCGCATATGTTCGGCAACGCCACCGCAGAGGACTTCTGGAATGCGCAGACTGCGAACAGCCACAAGCCTGTGGACAAGATCATGGAGAGCCTCATCGCCCAGCCCGGCGTACCTTTGCTCGAGTTCTCCGTCGCAGCCGGAGGCAAAACGGAGGTCAGACAGCAACGCTTCTACCTCTCCTCAAGCATGAAGGACACAACCGGCGAGACCTGGACACTTCCTGTCTGCTTCAAGACCGCAGGCGCTCCCACCTGCGAACTTCTTGGCGCAAAGTCCACCAGCACCCTCAACGTGCCTGCCGCGCCCTATCTGTTTGCAAACGCGGCGGCGAAGGGCTACTACCGAACCGTCTATGCTCCGGCAGACTATGCCAGGCTGGTCGCACACGCAGAGACCGGACTTACGGCTCCGGAGCGCATTGTCATGCTCGACAACCAGTGGGCTCTCGTTCGCGCAGGCAAGGTCAAGGTCGGTGATTTTCTCGACCTCGTTACAGCGATCGGCAAGGACCAGGACTCCGGCGTCCAGGCTTCAGCGCTCGGCTCGGTGGGCTCCATCCGGGAACGCATCGCAGACGATGCAGACCGCGACAAGCTGGCAAGCTGGATCCGCACAACCTATCTGCCCCTTTATGAAACCCTCGGCGTGCCATCTCCGTCCGATTCGCCGGACAAAAAACAACTTCGGGCTCAGTTGTTCGGCCTGCTTGGCGGTGCGAAAGACGAGGCCATCATCACTCAATCTCGTGAACTGGTCGGCGAGTTCATGAAGGACCCGACCTCGGTCGATCCAACGCTGTTCCAGGCCGCCACAGCTGTTGCTGCGACAAATGGCGATGCGGCCTTCTATGAACACGTTCTGCAGGCCAGCAAGAATACGCAAAACCCACAGATGAGCGAACAGGCGCTCCACCTGCTCGCCTACTTCAAGGATCCCGAGCTGGTCACGCGCACCCTGGACTATGCTACCTCCGGCCAGGTCCGCAATCAGGATTCCTGGATACTGCTTGCGATCGAGCTGCAAAAGCGCATGTCGCGGGTGCAGACATGGCAGTACGTTCAACAGAACTGGGACAAGGTGAAGGCCCAGTTCACCACGGCGTCCGGAGCCTATGTAGTCGGCTCGACCGGGGCGTTCTGCGATGCGACACACCGCGATGAGGTGAAAAGCTTCTTTGCTTCGCATCCTGTCCCCTCGTCCAATCGTTCGCTCCAGCGTGCCGTGGACCAGATCAACGACTGCATCGAACTGCACGATTCTCAGGAGGCTAACCTGAAGAACTGGCTTGCTACCAACGTGCCGTAA
- a CDS encoding sodium:solute symporter family protein, producing the protein MNLYAIVLGIIVVTLLSVSLARLGKVKTKADYLVAGRSLPAFVLVFTLLSSWIGSGSLLGGAENAYRHGFAALWQGGGGWAGLLLIYFIAPRARKFAQFTIPDLLESRYNQTARVLGVIAVLFTYTAITSYQFIGGGDIVHLIFPSVTAVQGQYILAGFVIVFTAIAGMGSVAYMDVVIGLLATFTMLAALPVLVHLAGGWKGVRATLPATHFQVFGDLTPINALELFLPTCLLMLGNQSMYQKFFSAKSEKDATRAVSGWIVGTVILETIIVAIAVVGSALYRTGEVHDRPREILAYTAIHGFGGSKALAVLGALLVGAIFAKVVSTANNYLFSPATNLVNDVFARYIKRDASNKQILLVSRLMVVALGLWALYQSLGTTSVLKKSLYAYTIYSAALTPVILAAFFWKRATAAGAVASIAAGTVVTVAWDSLTPHLPPVIAARDAILPALVASLICLFAVSLATKRPSEQQLAPFAS; encoded by the coding sequence ATGAATCTTTACGCGATCGTTCTCGGCATCATTGTGGTCACACTGCTCAGCGTCTCGCTGGCACGTCTGGGCAAAGTAAAAACCAAGGCCGACTATCTCGTCGCGGGGCGCTCCCTGCCGGCGTTTGTGCTGGTATTTACGCTGCTCTCCAGTTGGATCGGCTCCGGCTCTCTGCTCGGTGGCGCGGAGAACGCCTACAGGCATGGCTTCGCCGCGCTCTGGCAGGGCGGCGGCGGATGGGCCGGGCTGCTGCTGATCTACTTCATCGCGCCACGCGCCCGGAAGTTCGCGCAGTTCACCATTCCCGACCTGCTGGAATCGCGCTACAACCAGACGGCACGCGTGCTCGGCGTCATCGCCGTGCTGTTCACCTACACGGCCATCACCAGCTACCAGTTCATCGGCGGCGGCGATATCGTGCACCTCATCTTTCCCTCCGTCACAGCCGTACAGGGACAGTACATCCTGGCGGGCTTCGTGATCGTGTTCACGGCGATTGCGGGCATGGGCTCCGTCGCCTACATGGACGTAGTGATCGGACTGCTGGCGACGTTCACGATGCTTGCCGCGCTGCCGGTGCTGGTTCACTTGGCGGGAGGATGGAAGGGAGTTCGCGCAACGCTGCCTGCGACGCACTTCCAGGTATTCGGCGATCTCACCCCGATCAATGCGCTGGAGTTGTTTTTGCCAACCTGCCTGCTGATGCTTGGCAACCAGTCGATGTACCAGAAGTTCTTCTCCGCCAAGAGCGAGAAGGACGCAACCCGCGCGGTGAGCGGATGGATCGTCGGCACGGTCATTCTGGAGACGATCATCGTAGCGATTGCGGTCGTGGGTTCGGCGCTATATCGCACAGGCGAGGTGCATGACCGTCCGCGCGAGATTCTTGCCTACACGGCTATTCATGGCTTCGGTGGCTCTAAAGCGCTCGCAGTACTCGGAGCCCTGCTGGTCGGAGCGATCTTTGCGAAGGTGGTTTCGACGGCGAACAACTATCTATTTTCGCCTGCGACCAATCTCGTGAACGATGTGTTCGCGCGTTACATCAAGCGCGACGCCTCGAACAAGCAGATCCTGCTGGTATCCCGTTTGATGGTCGTAGCTCTGGGCCTCTGGGCGCTCTATCAGTCGCTGGGCACGACCTCGGTGCTGAAGAAGTCGCTCTATGCCTACACCATCTATTCAGCGGCGCTGACGCCGGTGATCCTGGCGGCCTTCTTCTGGAAACGGGCGACGGCGGCAGGTGCGGTGGCCAGCATCGCAGCCGGAACCGTGGTCACTGTCGCGTGGGACTCGCTGACGCCGCATCTGCCGCCGGTAATCGCCGCGCGCGATGCCATTCTGCCTGCGTTGGTGGCCTCGCTAATCTGCCTGTTTGCCGTAAGCCTGGCGACAAAACGGCCCAGCGAACAGCAACTGGCGCCCTTCGCCAGTTGA
- a CDS encoding radical SAM protein has product MHLIELYKSVQGESSFAGVPCIFVRLAGCNLRCAWCDSEYTFTGGKPFTTDEIVAQIEALQPCPLIEFTGGEPMLQQKELLPLMQRLLDANYTLMMETSGERPLADVPKAVHKIVDVKCPGAGSAANSFHMANLDALTPHDEVKFVLSNRADYEFARDFIRTHALETTCGSILLSPAFSKAPSELRTTDNATLDPRFVVEWMLADGLPARLSLQIHKYIWEPRKKGV; this is encoded by the coding sequence ATGCATCTCATCGAACTCTACAAATCGGTCCAGGGCGAGAGCTCTTTCGCGGGCGTTCCGTGTATCTTCGTGCGTCTGGCCGGCTGCAATCTGCGCTGTGCGTGGTGCGACTCCGAGTACACCTTTACCGGCGGCAAGCCCTTCACGACCGACGAGATCGTCGCGCAGATCGAAGCGCTGCAGCCCTGCCCTCTGATCGAGTTCACCGGCGGTGAGCCGATGTTGCAGCAAAAAGAGCTGCTGCCGTTGATGCAGCGGCTGCTCGACGCCAATTACACCTTGATGATGGAGACCAGCGGCGAGCGCCCCCTGGCCGATGTGCCAAAGGCCGTGCACAAGATCGTCGATGTAAAGTGCCCGGGCGCGGGTTCGGCGGCCAACTCGTTCCACATGGCGAATCTCGACGCGCTCACCCCCCACGACGAGGTGAAGTTCGTGCTGAGCAACCGCGCGGACTACGAGTTTGCGCGCGACTTTATCCGTACGCACGCCCTGGAGACGACGTGCGGCAGCATTCTGCTTTCGCCCGCATTCAGCAAGGCTCCGAGCGAGCTGCGTACGACGGATAATGCCACGCTCGATCCGCGTTTTGTGGTGGAGTGGATGCTGGCCGATGGCCTGCCCGCGCGTCTGAGCCTGCAGATTCACAAATACATCTGGGAGCCGCGCAAGAAGGGCGTGTAG
- the queD gene encoding 6-carboxytetrahydropterin synthase QueD, with protein MFEVTVQAGFSSGHYLRNYHGKCENPHGHNYRVFVTLVGSELDEAGMLLDFKLLKQVLRPTVEYLDHQMINDLEPFTTLNPSAENLARYFFEQTASQLLNMAQGRVRVKDCTVYETDTSFARYYE; from the coding sequence ATGTTTGAAGTTACGGTACAGGCCGGGTTCTCCTCGGGCCACTACCTTCGCAACTATCACGGCAAATGCGAAAACCCACACGGCCACAACTACCGCGTGTTCGTCACCCTCGTCGGCTCGGAGCTCGATGAGGCCGGCATGCTGCTCGACTTCAAGCTGCTGAAGCAGGTCCTGCGCCCGACGGTCGAGTACCTGGACCACCAGATGATCAACGACCTCGAGCCCTTTACGACGCTCAACCCGTCGGCTGAAAATCTTGCGCGGTATTTCTTCGAGCAGACTGCCAGCCAGCTCCTCAACATGGCACAGGGCCGGGTGCGGGTGAAGGATTGCACCGTCTACGAGACGGACACCAGCTTCGCGCGGTACTACGAATAG
- a CDS encoding ATP-dependent DNA helicase, with product MPSATPLPAMHEALPEQKLPSLYDFFHPGGLLAKSSLAFEHRPGQYLMAKTIEQCFADRRHLIAEAGTGTGKTLAYLLPALRRAREQKQRIIISTGTKNLQEQLYFKDIPFLESLLGPLKVCYMKGRANYLCKQKLYALRDNPILSGLEEIDQFHHILKWERTTETGDRSEIDALPEQSPLWHKLDARSEVCLGQSCPNWEPCFVTGMRRKALESDIVIVNHHLFFADLSIKQQAAGAPDAGILPEAAAVIFDEAHELEDVASQYFGIALSNARFDELARDTESMLRAKGVSTSAIESATQTIRERSKLFFGSLPAGPSHLGRLEFIDRADFLESRGDAYLGASNALQRLEGELERLREVEEAAGLRKRAADIRHHMKFLLESEDPNTVFWIERRATSGLRNAARNARLVEPSQAPPPQAFSTHLQATPIDVSTLLAETLFTHYPSVILTSATLTVAGADGVPSFAHLKKRLGIPFPKELVVPSHFDYAKQALLYLPPTMPDPRHADFIAQATEKTRRVLEISRGRAFCLFTSYAQMREMHERLLAQLPYPLLMQGSAPRHVLLQQFRETPNAVLFGTSSFWQGIDVQGEQLSCVIIDKLPFAVPTDPIMKARTDAITAAGGNAFNDLQVPQAVIALKQGFGRLIRSLSDRGVLMLLDPRIRTTRYGATFLDSLPPYRRTEEIGEVEKFFEAL from the coding sequence ATGCCCTCCGCCACTCCACTTCCCGCGATGCACGAAGCTCTGCCGGAGCAGAAGCTTCCATCGCTGTATGACTTCTTCCATCCCGGCGGATTGCTGGCGAAATCTTCGCTTGCCTTCGAGCATCGCCCCGGCCAGTACCTGATGGCGAAGACCATCGAGCAGTGCTTTGCCGACCGTCGACACCTCATCGCCGAGGCCGGCACGGGTACCGGCAAGACGCTCGCCTACCTGCTGCCCGCGTTGCGGCGGGCCCGCGAGCAGAAGCAGCGCATCATCATCTCGACCGGAACGAAGAACCTCCAGGAACAGCTCTACTTCAAGGACATCCCGTTCCTCGAATCGCTGCTCGGGCCGCTGAAGGTCTGCTACATGAAGGGCCGCGCGAACTACCTCTGCAAGCAGAAGCTCTACGCGTTGCGCGACAATCCCATCCTCAGCGGGCTGGAGGAGATCGACCAGTTCCACCACATCCTGAAGTGGGAGCGCACCACCGAGACCGGTGACCGCTCCGAGATCGACGCGCTGCCCGAGCAGTCGCCACTGTGGCACAAGCTCGACGCGCGTAGCGAGGTCTGCCTCGGGCAGTCGTGCCCCAACTGGGAGCCGTGCTTCGTCACCGGCATGCGGCGCAAGGCGCTGGAGTCGGACATCGTCATCGTCAATCACCATCTCTTCTTCGCCGACCTCAGCATCAAGCAGCAGGCCGCGGGCGCGCCGGACGCGGGGATTCTGCCCGAGGCCGCGGCGGTGATCTTCGACGAGGCGCATGAGCTGGAAGACGTAGCCTCGCAGTACTTTGGCATCGCTCTGTCAAATGCGCGTTTTGACGAGCTGGCTCGCGATACGGAGTCGATGCTGCGCGCCAAGGGCGTGAGTACGAGCGCGATCGAAAGCGCGACACAGACCATCCGCGAACGGTCGAAGCTCTTCTTCGGCTCGCTGCCTGCGGGGCCGTCGCACCTGGGGCGGCTGGAGTTTATCGACCGGGCAGACTTTCTGGAGTCGCGCGGCGATGCCTATCTTGGCGCGTCGAACGCGCTGCAGCGGCTTGAAGGCGAACTGGAACGTTTGCGCGAGGTAGAAGAGGCCGCGGGTCTGCGCAAGCGTGCGGCGGACATCCGCCACCATATGAAATTTCTGCTCGAGTCTGAAGATCCGAACACAGTCTTCTGGATCGAGCGCCGCGCCACCAGCGGCCTGCGTAATGCTGCTCGCAATGCACGCCTCGTCGAGCCCTCGCAGGCACCGCCTCCGCAGGCCTTCAGCACGCATCTCCAGGCCACGCCGATCGACGTCTCCACGCTGCTGGCCGAGACGCTTTTTACGCACTATCCGAGCGTCATTCTTACTTCGGCGACGCTCACGGTTGCCGGGGCAGACGGCGTGCCGAGCTTCGCGCATCTCAAAAAACGCCTCGGCATTCCCTTTCCCAAAGAGCTTGTCGTGCCCTCGCACTTCGACTACGCGAAGCAGGCGCTTCTCTACCTTCCGCCGACGATGCCCGATCCGCGCCATGCGGACTTCATCGCACAGGCCACGGAGAAGACCCGCCGCGTGCTGGAGATCTCGCGCGGCCGCGCCTTCTGCCTCTTCACCAGCTACGCGCAGATGCGCGAGATGCACGAGCGCCTGCTGGCGCAACTGCCCTACCCGCTGCTGATGCAGGGCAGCGCGCCGCGCCACGTGTTGCTGCAGCAGTTTCGCGAGACGCCGAACGCCGTGCTCTTCGGTACGTCGTCGTTCTGGCAGGGCATCGATGTGCAGGGCGAGCAGTTGAGCTGCGTCATCATCGACAAGCTGCCGTTCGCCGTGCCCACCGACCCGATCATGAAGGCTCGCACGGATGCGATCACCGCTGCCGGCGGCAATGCTTTCAACGACCTGCAGGTTCCGCAGGCGGTTATCGCGCTTAAGCAGGGTTTTGGACGGCTGATTCGTTCGCTGTCGGACCGCGGGGTGCTGATGCTGCTTGATCCGCGCATCCGCACGACGCGCTATGGCGCGACCTTTCTCGACTCGCTGCCGCCGTATCGGCGGACGGAGGAGATCGGCGAGGTGGAGAAGTTCTTCGAGGCTTTGTAG